DNA sequence from the Verrucomicrobiia bacterium genome:
GCGGCGCCGGAATTTCCTCCCGCGGCGCGTCCGTCCTGAGCTCGGATTTCACGAAGCGGTCCAAGCTCTGGAGAAGACGCCCCGGATCCATGGGTCCTTTTTCCCGCTGAGCGCGCATGGCTTCGCGGCGCACGTCCTGGATGAGGGCGACTTCGCGGGACGACATGAAGCTGTGGTAGGGCCGGCCTCCCCTTTCCTGCACCTGGGCCGCATCCTGGGCAAACGTGAGATTATCCCGAATGTCCGTCAGTCTGTAGTTGAGTTCCTGGTCCAGTTTTCCCGCGCTGGAAAGCGCGCCGCGGGTTTTCTCGAGCTGCCGCTGCAGGAAATCGATTCCTTCGGGGATTCCGTGATAGACCGCCCGGCTTAGGGCCATCTTATACCGGTCGAGGCCGTTCCTGAGTTTGTAGTCGGCATCTTCATCCGCGTCGCGGAAGCGCTGGAGCAGCGCCCCGTCATTCAGGTCGCGGCTCATCTCGTCCAGCAGCCGGCGCACGGAGGCGTCGGCCGCGAGTTCGGGGGCATAGTCAAAAACGTCCGCCGCCGCATGGAGAAACAGAGTGGCGCCGGAGCCGTCCTGAAGCGTGCGCGCCCGGAGGGCCTGGAGCAGGCCGGTAAAAACGGCAGGCCTTGTGACCGCAAGGTTTTTAGCGCCTGTCAATTCGGAGAGGACCAGCGACGCATTCGCGCGCTGCTCCGCATCCGGGTCGCCCAGGCGGGCGATCGTGAGAGAAACCAGGTCCTCGCCGAACAGAGGGACAGGACGCACCAAGTCCGCGAAAAGAATATCGCGCAAAGCTTCCATGTCTTCAGCCGTCCCCTTTTCAAGAACCGCGGCAAGGGCGGACTGAGTCTCTCCAAGGGTTCCGGCAGGAGCCGGGAGCTGCGCGGGCGCCGGAATGGGCGCGGGCTCTTCCGGGTTCACTTCTTTTTTGTAACGCGCTTCGAGGAGTTTGAGGAAACGCTCCTGCGGGCTGTCGTCGGCGCGCTTGGCAATGAAGCCGAGGCGGATCGCGGAAAACTGCTTCCAGGGTACGGCTTTCAAGCCGTCGGCGAAACGGATCCGATCAATCAGGCGGGGATCGAATTTGTAAACGTGGTCCAGGACATCGCCGGCATAGGTCGCGTTCGGGCCGAGCCAGAATTCTTCCGGCAGCGGCAGAGGTTCGCGGCTTCCCGCCTTGCGGCTGGCCCTCCAAAGCTCGTAAACCGCGGACGCATCCACGTCGTCTTTGATCTTGAGCTCGAGCTGGTAACTTACCGCAATCCTTTCCAAAGCCTGCTGGCGTTCCGCGTTCTGCTCGACCTCCGCCGGGTTTCTATCGGAAAGGAAGTCCCGCGTGTAATAAAGCTGCGCAGCCGGGCTGCGGAGCACGATCGTGACATGCGCCGCGGCCTGGTCAAACGCTTCGCGGTTCTGCCGGTACAGCCGCTCGAGCCGCTGCAGGCCTTCGACCGAATCGATTTCCACGGCTTCGCCTCTGCGGGCGCGCAGAATCACATCCCGGGCCGCGTCGGGATAAAAGGCATCGATCAAATCCTGCATGTCCCCAAGCCGGTTCGCCGTGTTGTCGTAAAAAAGCCCGGCGGCCCGGATCATGGACGCATGGAAAGGAATGTCTTGGCTCGGATAATCGACGAAATGAATCCGGGCGCCGGTTTCCAGATTAGTCACAAAATAATGAAGGCTGCCGTCGGTCACGCCGGACGTAGAAATGTAAAATTTTTCGGTGCGCGCCTCGCCGAGCGCTGGAATTTGCGATGCGCCAACCGTCGTATGCCCGCTGCGGATCGGCCCTTCCGCGGGCGGCAAAAGCTCCATGATTCTTTCGAGGACGCGGGCCAATTGCTCCGGCGTATGCCCGCGGTCGAGAACCGCTTTGACGTTGATGGCGAGAACTTCCCGCAGCGGCTTTCCGTTCAGCGCGCCGTTTTTGTTCAACTGGGCCTCGATTTCGGCCACCGGCCAGTTAAAAGGGCCCACCGCCTGCACGTCCCGGATACGGGCTTCATACTGCGGAAGCTGGGCGGCCGCGTCCTGAATCGTTCCATCGGGCGACATGATTTCCGTGATTTGAAGCGCCGCCGGCGTTTGCCTCACAGGCACGAGTTCATTCGCCCGCAGCTCAGCTTTTGCAGTTTCCGGAACGGCTTGCGCCGCAGCTTCCCGCGACGCCTTTGTCCTGAGTTCCGGCTTCGCGCCCTCACCCGGCTCCTTGAATTCTTCGGCAACAGGAAGCTCCTCGATTTCGTCCGCAAAGGGCAATCCCTCGGGCAGATGCCCCTGATAACGGCCGAACAGGATCGTGCGCAGCTCATGCGCTTCCGGATCGGCGGCTTCCAGGGCGGCGTCTTCCTGGAGGAAAAAGTCCGCCCACCATTCGTTGTAAGACGCGCGCAGCCGGGCATCGATCAGGGGATCGGTGACAATTCCGATATTGCTGTCATGCCCGGGCACGTTGTAGACATAGTTGACGTGCATGTCCAGCCTGCCGTTGGCTCTCACCGTTTTCAGCGCGTCACGCAGGTCCTCATGGATTTCCTCGATCAGGTCGTCCCGGATCGCTTTCTGCTCGCTGTCGCGGCGCACATTCCAATAACGCCGGATGATGGCTTCCGCGACGTCTTCATACCACTTGTCGATGTCGGCTTCCGCCGTCCGGTCGAGGAGGGCAAAGGAGGCCTTCACTTCTTCCTTCTCCCGCTTGAGCACTTCCAGAAACGCCGGCCAGAAGTCCTGCCTTTTCTGCGCGGCATACTGGGCGTCGTAATACGCCGGAGCGCGGAAAAGAATGGCCCAGGCGCTGCGCCGGCGCTCATAGAATTGCTGCAGAAAAGCTTTGAAGTCTTCACGGTTTTCGTAGCGGTAGCCTTTATCCTGATTTCTGGCGGCGAAAGCCTGGAGCGATTCATGGACTTTATCCGTCATGTAATAGGGGTCGCCGAGATAATTCGGGTCGAGCGTGTGGCCGGTTTCATGCCAGGCCGTGCGCGCGTTGTCGGCCAATTGCAGCAGGATCGCCTTCTCAACAGACCGGTGACGCGCGCGGCCCTTGCCCACCACTTCAAGCCGCGTCAGGCTTGGATTGAGAAGCAAAAGCCCCGGATCGATGCCGTCGAAAACGCCGCTCCACTCCTGCAGTTTTTCCAGCAGGCGCCGGAAATCAGCGCCCCCGTCCTGCTGGGGCGTGTTGAGCAGGACGATCGGCTTGTTGTTCCAGTCAAGCGGAGGCTTGTCCCAGACCCCGGCCGGCTGGGTAAAAAGACTGAGGCGGATATGGTAGCGCTCCGCATAAAAAAGCGCGGCCAAGTCGACCTTGTCTTCGAGTCCCGCATTCGGGAACAGGGCAAGCGCTTCCTGCAGGCTGGCGGCAGCATTCCAGGACGCGGCCTTTTTCTCATTTTCCACGAGCGCTCTTCCGCGGCCGGTTTTCGCATCCGCATCGGTAAGGGTGCCGATCTTTGAAAGGACTTCGAAGCGGTCCGCCGCGAGAGCCTTGCGCAGCGCGGCTTCCCCGCCCAGCTTTCCCTTCAAAGCGTAATAGAGCCGCTGCGCCGCGGGCAGTTCCGCACGGACGTTGCGCTGCAGCAGCAGATAAAGGGCGGGCACCGCGGCCTCCGGAACGTTGGCCCAGGCCTCGGCCGCGCCCGGCTGCCCCAGCGCCGCGGGGACTTTTTTGTAAATTTTTGCAAGGTCGGCCATGATCTCGGCAGGTCTTTTGCCGGCCCATAGCGCGGGATTGGCCAGGGCGGCGCGGGGCCCTTTCGTGATCTGGTACTGAGAGGAGTAATGCAGGATGAATGCGAGACTCCGCCGCAGTTGATTGATCCTCTGCGCCAGGGTCTCCGCCGCTCCTGGCTCAGGAAAAAGCGCGGGGAGTTTATCCTCGATGTCATTCAACGTCGCGGCGTCCTTGTCCAGATTCCCCACGAGACGCGTGAAGCGGTCGCTTTCCATCACGGCCGCGTTCTCGGCATTGAAGCGGGCCAGATCGAGCAGGATCTCCATGGAGCGGTACGGAATCCGGTAGGAAGCGCCGTCCGCCCCTTGAAGGACTTCGATTTCCCGCGCCCGCGGAAGAAATTCTTCCAGAAAATCCAAAGTCAGCACCTGCTCATTTTTCGCATGGGCCAAGGCAGCCACAGCGTCCAGCGCACGCTCGCGTTCTTGGAGGCTGCGTCCTTCCGCGGCAGCGGCCTGCTGTTTCAAACGCTGCACCATCGCCTCCGTGAGCACGCCTTCGGACGCCGGATAAGTGCCGGTTCCCTCAAGAAAGGCCGTGAGCTTCGATTCAAAAGCCGGATCGGCCGCGCGCAGTTCGGATTTCACGATGCCCGCGCGTTTCTGCAGTTCCGTCACAATAAGCAGCGCGCTTTTCGCGGCGCGGATCGCGGCCTCATTCGGCCGGCTGCCTTGCTTGCGGTAGTAATAGGGCTGCGCCGGGTTGCCGAAAAGCTTGTCGTCGATCAGGACTTTGCCGTAAGCGAAAAGATACGGCACGTCGCCGGTCTCATCTTTGGCGCGGATTTCGTCTTCGCGCGCCTTCAGCGACATGAAATCGGCGCGGATGACCAGAAGCTCGGACAGCGCCTGGTTCCATTCGAGCTGCTTCTCCGGCGAATAATTGAAAATCTGGGAATGCCCCGCCTGACTCATGGATTCGCGTGAGATCACACTCATGTCCAGCGAAAGCTGGCTCATGTCCGAGCGCAGGTCCTGCTCGGCTTTGCTTACCGGCCTGCGGACGGGCTTCTTGTTTTGAGGCCCCTCGTCTTCGAGAATGTCCGCGGCGCCCGTTACCTTCAGGCCGGAACCGTAAAGAGACCCGGCATCGCGGTAAACCGCCCACCCGCCGGGATGAATGGTCAAAACGCCGTGGAACCGCGAAACAAAAGGCATCTCCAATTCATCCACCACGTAATTGTTATAGGAGCTGCGCCCGATGCGGTAACTCTGGCCCGGCCGCAGCAGAATGGTTTCTTCCGGGTTCAGCTGCGTTCCGCCTTCGGCCACGCGGGGCGCGCGCGCAGTAAGTTCGAACGTGCCGGTGGCCGGATCTTTCAGGCGAAGCGAAAACAGATTCGTCTCGGCGCGTGTGCCGGACGGGAGCACGGTGACCGTCATGCGCGTGTTCGTGTTGAATTTGACGGGCGGCGACGTATCGCCCCATTGCAGCCGCCTGTCGGCTTTTACCCCCGACCCCGTGTCGCGCAGCTCGGCCTTTTTGTCGATGGTCTCGAACCCGATAGCGACTTCGGCCCCACGAAAAAGCTTGGCCGCTGCGGTCCCGGCCAAAGCTTCGAATTCGGCGCGCGCGGCTTCATCCTTGAAAACCACCGCGCCCAGGTCCGAGAGGTCGAAATTCTTAACCGGCGCATACGGATCGAAATAGCCTTTGTATTTGCGGACCAGCCATTCGCCGCCGTAAAGGCCCGCGCCGAGCCTTTGCATCATGCTTTTTTTGAATCCCAGCGCCATGGGATAATTCTTCTTCAGAAAATAGACCCAGCCTTGGTCAAACGCCCCTGCCATGTAGATGCCGTTGAAGCCGCCGAACTCATAATCTTTCCCCGATTTTACGGCGCCCTCCTGCAGGATCGTAAGCGCATTCCCCGCCGCCCTTCCCGAATAAAAAACGGTGTCGCCGTCGGCGTATCCGGCAAGCGAGGCTTCGCGGCTGCGGGTGGAATTCTCTTTGATCAGCAGAACGATCAGCGAAGCGAAGTAGATTTCGTCGCTTTCGTTTTTCAGGCCGTCCAGGTACTCGCCGAGATTTTGGGGCTGCCGGGGAACACTGAAATCCAGTTTTTTGCCGCTTTGGATCGACGCCAGAAGATCATCGAATCCCGCCTTCAACGAGAGCGACTGCCCCCAGCCCTGCTGCAGGTCCAGAAACTTCACGTGCGCCGACTGCACGGCCTTGCCCAGAACTTCCCGTCCGGTCCGCACGAGATGCCCCCATTCGAAAGCCATGATGGTATCCAAAGCATTCTCGTAATCTCCGTTGAAGACCTGGCGCGTGGCTTCCAGGTAAGCGTTGTAGAGATCGGGATATTTAGCGCGGATGGATTCCATTTTTTCCGGGTGCTCAAAGCCCAGGACCGTGTTTAAATCAAGAGGCTCGGCGGCGCGCAGCTCCGACTTCAGGGCCTCTTGCAGCGCGTCGAACACCGCGTCGCGCGTGAGCGCCGAGGCCTCGAAGCGCTGCCCGCCGTAAATGATTTCGACTTTCTCTCTCGCGCCTGTGCGCGCGAACACAACCGCGCCGATCCTCTTGTCCGCCGTTTCCGGCCATCCGGCAAAAGCGCCGTTCAAGGTGCGCGCCAGCATGCGCGGCGCCTGGCGCGACGCGCGGATGCCTCCGACGACGGCCACGCCGTTCGATCCGCCTTCGGCCTTGCCTTCCACCTCGCGGCCCAGCACGGCCTCGACCGCTTTTTTCAGAGGCGGCACGATCTTGTCCGCTTCGTCCCCGTTTTCGACGAGCGCGCTTTCGCTTCCCGAAAAAAAGCTGAGCTTCGCGGGGCTGTCGATTCCCACGGCGTACACGTTGTTCTGTCCCTGCAGGGCCTGATTGATCGCAAGCGCGAGCTTTGCCGGCGTCATGCCGGTGAGGAGAATGGAATTTTCCCCGATCTTGATCTCGTCCGGATTCTCTCCCTTAAGAACGGCGGGACCGGGAACCGCGGACGTGCGCAGCTCCGCGCGCCGGAATTGTCCGTCTTCGGTGAAAAGCTCCTGAAGACGTCCCAGAGTTTTGTCCAGCGCGCCCGCGGCCATCCATCGGCCGCCCGCGAGGACCGGAAGCAGCTCGTTTTCGAAAATCCGGAAAATCTCTTCCTGCGCGGGACCTGCCAGCCCGGCTTCGGCGCCTGCGAATTTCTCAAAGGCGGCCTTCCGGATTTCCTCCTTGCGCGCGGGCTCCTTGACTTCCTGCAGCGCGGGACCTCCGGCATACCTCAAAAGAAATCTCAAAGGATTCGGCTGAGGCGTTTCGCCCGGCTCGACTTTTTCTTCCTCGACGATGCGCTCTTTCACCGAGGCCGGATAAACCGCGGGATACGAGGCGGCCGCTTTCGAATAGCCTTTTTCGTCGAGCAGTTCGGTCACCGTAAAATCGGCCAGCGTGTTCATCAAGAGACTCGCGGTTTCACCCCAGGCCTCACCCTGCTTCGCGGCCCAAAGGTTCAAGTCCTTCTGGCCCTTGTCGGTGATGCGTCCTTCTTTCTCCGCCAGGATATGCCCGAGCTCGTGGCTGAACAGGCTGAACGCGAGAGGCGGATACAAAAAGTTCACGCTTTCGGCATTGAAGAAATAATCCCCGGCCTTTAGATCGCCCATCGCCTCTTTGCCCACCAGCTTTTCGACAAGCTCCAGATGGGAAGCATCGAGCTTGGTCATGCCCGTCGCTCCGATCAAATCGTCATTCATGACGAAAACGCGGGCGCCGCGGGAAGTGACTTCCTGCAGCAGGGCGCGGATTTCCGGCTCGCCGGCGATCATGCCGTCAAGGGCCTCGCGGACTTTGGGATGGATTTCGCCGAGCCATTTCATGCCGGCCTCATCCGCAGCCCTGAGTTCAACGCGCCGGGGGAGCGCCGCCGTCTGGCGTCCCGCGAGCATTTTTTCCAAAAGTCCCGTGACTTCTTCCGGCCCTTCAGCCTGCGCCACCGCGACAATCAGAGCTTCGGCCTTACGGTTACTTTCCGCGTCTCCCGCGCGGGCGAGAACGTCGCGGATTGCGCGGAACGCCCCGCCCAGCCAAATGCCGGCGCGATAGTGGAGAGCACGCAGGGGATCTTCCGAATCCCGGTCTTTGAGGCCGGACTTCAACCGGCTCTCCACCAAGTTCAGGAAATTTTCTCCCTCCTGTGCCTGCGCGAAATAAGCCACCGCAAAACCGTATCCCCGTCTTGCTTCCGGAGGCAGCGATTCAAAGGGCTTTTCCCAATCTTCGGCCAGAAATGACAGGAGGCCCGCCGTATGCGCCCTGTATTTGGCGGCGGTGACAAAGGCGGTGCCTTCTCTCATATTTTTTTCGAAGCTCCGGCGGGCTCCGGGCACGTCCATCGCCGCGCGCGAGGTCATGAAAGATCCCAGGGTCGGATGCCGGAAAAGGAACGTGAAACCGTTCCACATCGTCCGCAATCCGAATTTCATAACCAGCAGCCCGACAAACATCTGCCCCACCCACAAAATGGAAACCAGAATCTGAAACGGAAGAGGTCCCGCCTTCTGGATCAGCTGCGGCAGGACCAGATGAAAGGCCGCGATTTCCGTCCCGATGATGAGGTAGGTAAAGAAGGCAATGGGCAGAAAATTAAACGTGCGCTGAATCAGCCGGAGAAATCTGCTGTTGCGGATCTTTGCCGGTGCGGGTGTTTTCCCCTGCGTCAAAAAGGCGGCATCCGTCAGATAGGCTCTCAATACCCTTTCTTTCTTCTCATCGGGATAAGATTCGATGCCGCCAAGCTCGAAGCCTTTCGAGAGCGCATAGTCTTCGAGCTGCCCCAGGCTCATGAGCGAAAGCTGTCCCTGGATCTCCGCCCGGCTCCGCATTTCGGCGCGCAGCTCCGATTTCCCGCCTTGGACCTGGGCGATGAAATCCGTCAGCTTCTTTTCGAGGCGTTCGGCCGAGCCTTCGTGCGCCTTCCGGTAATCTTGGCGCTGCGTCGAGGCGAAAAGTTCGTAGGCCCCGTCCAGGTTTCCCTGGATCGCGAGACGCGCGATTATGGCGGCCTCGGTTTCATGAGCGCCGTTGAACAGCTGGAGCGAAAGCATGGGCGTCAGCTCGGCCACGTCCTGTTCCGCGTTTCCGGAAAGCAGGTAAGAGACGTTATTGGTCCAATACTTGCTAAATTGCGCTTTTGTTTTGGTGACGCCGTCGCTTTTAGAGGACTCTTCGATATCGGGCTGAATCACGAAGTCCCGGTAATACGCCGTGACTTTGTCCCAATTCAAATCGTAGGCCCTGGCCAGGAGTTCCGAGTCCCCGCCTTCCTTGCGGTAAGCGCGGTCCGACTCGATCGCGCCGAATTTATCCACGAACATCAATTCCAGCTGCGGCACCAGCACGGGGATGCCTCCGAAATTCACGGTCTCGTAAGTGGAAAGCATCAGATCTTCCGGAAGCTTGTTGATGCCCTTGGTTTTGGTCGGCGGGTAGCGCTCCTGTTCGCTGAACACTTTGAGGAATGCCTCGGGATAAGGGATGTCGTCGCGCAGGCCGTACAGCTCAAAGTCGCTGTGCGCGCGCGAGGCAAAGTCCTGTTTCTTTTCGCGCGCCGCGACCTGCCCCTGCAGCGCCGCCTCCATGCCGGAACCCTTGCCCAGGAGATATTGCACTTCCCCGCGCTCATTTTTTTGCCGCCAGAGCGAGACCGCCAGATAAACCTTTTTCACGAAAAGATCGTCCGAGCCGTCCTCGCCGAGCGGCATCTGGATATCGGCTTTTCTCGTGCTCTGATGCCAGGCCCGCAGGGCCTTGAGCTGCTCCGCGCTCAACTTGTCGCTGACCAGTCCGTTTTCGTCGAT
Encoded proteins:
- a CDS encoding FHA domain-containing protein, yielding MVVLFYRRFVTRAVAAFMGSVFFLTSVGPAKILSAAEPELASPAFPEIAKIQVPKNIGQIQEFYAGKPGAGTVILVQDAHGVPQAQRSIRNLIDYFEKTYGLDTIALEGASSRLNPLLFRSFPDPDLLKQVFKGYLENGELTGTSMAAIFNERQARYEGVEDWSLYEEGYAAFLQSLSESGEITARLDALEKEVIAAQEKNYAPDLLKVSRAVRDFEKDKSDLLQVLRTLAQIKRPAPGSELLLILEESEAAPDAAALDIEVKKWAAEIKRALDKRGDAKARAAFNEKFQAFQLSQITAQEFGLTLSRLAQENGIAFPVSDALKHVMKRQKRMKDIEGTRFFDQFESYVGQVKQGLFKGAEDRALDARENVLGLLKSLAQLQLSRRQWEDIQNRPMADAAGVYAKMGAQTAFYRNAEKRDAAFVKNLAPLMNARKGSGTVLFVAGGFHTEGLVERLKARGVSYVLIMPDISTLPAEIHYKDHMRGWVSWKDYFTAEQGKVDVYKAFVRAARDRLLAKAPDQGRMLKEWRDQIIRDLAASGRLDEAADHTVFMDEKTHDKDRDALAGRVEKFIAGLKDLKSRNQLSEQNIMQLLLPATLADLTAGQIAPGSFSSRFSWGPDGLAASGMTFAPPAAAPKSEMRVDLDQPYEATGQTLRQFLVELRTDAAAFNPNPVRKWADFDLADGVDLGLFLSQVILMVNFTQTMDALNFFKTYPGLVDLDTLNAVLAGFESSALAQHPLAALPRMTLRTLQKLKAFQAGNAVYAQFKPLLLELEAATRELSESLSIIKVTRKMVAESPGEVAERFGEEAKTEAWLARWEKAAGEAYGEIDYAEFVIHSISDKYTALDTQFSAVFNKTGFLDDGDLLALRKAEASARELAAEHRTSLTSLRDSNVKLGKLIALIREVPEKPELRAAAKTGQRAELRHAIEPSEQPLDDYTQVPDSRAGLFLDPTHEASKVWNAVRELDLDKAFSSEGNAQVFPTREKDLVLKMWDGERAPASKWWKLESAQAPAVPLWRRMLGWPGAAADALRRFIRREIRKMLQRLGLYPLFGLRAFHPGYDAAEQYFAQHPDRRPRIRFRVIGETAFRNAARAARQWWILGPATVYGVLQDFVPSGWFFKARLREALRENNKGLAEAMVKSAVDYLLSFWKDGYADVDRGVNILENFYIAGPKDLDAAHLEIGSHDWDAFTNDGTVIRNYLKLLEADIDRVATQLDQEKAKPFRDNLIDMQKSGGAIILGMLLRFYDTVAGENAAEAPALTRLLLDQLHARVKVQAWDALQAARAAPHAELRTAGLDEKVAAAREFFRAGVPGEGGVLVPLPIDENGLVSDKLSAEQLKALRAWHQSTRKADIQMPLGEDGSDDLFVKKVYLAVSLWRQKNERGEVQYLLGKGSGMEAALQGQVAAREKKQDFASRAHSDFELYGLRDDIPYPEAFLKVFSEQERYPPTKTKGINKLPEDLMLSTYETVNFGGIPVLVPQLELMFVDKFGAIESDRAYRKEGGDSELLARAYDLNWDKVTAYYRDFVIQPDIEESSKSDGVTKTKAQFSKYWTNNVSYLLSGNAEQDVAELTPMLSLQLFNGAHETEAAIIARLAIQGNLDGAYELFASTQRQDYRKAHEGSAERLEKKLTDFIAQVQGGKSELRAEMRSRAEIQGQLSLMSLGQLEDYALSKGFELGGIESYPDEKKERVLRAYLTDAAFLTQGKTPAPAKIRNSRFLRLIQRTFNFLPIAFFTYLIIGTEIAAFHLVLPQLIQKAGPLPFQILVSILWVGQMFVGLLVMKFGLRTMWNGFTFLFRHPTLGSFMTSRAAMDVPGARRSFEKNMREGTAFVTAAKYRAHTAGLLSFLAEDWEKPFESLPPEARRGYGFAVAYFAQAQEGENFLNLVESRLKSGLKDRDSEDPLRALHYRAGIWLGGAFRAIRDVLARAGDAESNRKAEALIVAVAQAEGPEEVTGLLEKMLAGRQTAALPRRVELRAADEAGMKWLGEIHPKVREALDGMIAGEPEIRALLQEVTSRGARVFVMNDDLIGATGMTKLDASHLELVEKLVGKEAMGDLKAGDYFFNAESVNFLYPPLAFSLFSHELGHILAEKEGRITDKGQKDLNLWAAKQGEAWGETASLLMNTLADFTVTELLDEKGYSKAAASYPAVYPASVKERIVEEEKVEPGETPQPNPLRFLLRYAGGPALQEVKEPARKEEIRKAAFEKFAGAEAGLAGPAQEEIFRIFENELLPVLAGGRWMAAGALDKTLGRLQELFTEDGQFRRAELRTSAVPGPAVLKGENPDEIKIGENSILLTGMTPAKLALAINQALQGQNNVYAVGIDSPAKLSFFSGSESALVENGDEADKIVPPLKKAVEAVLGREVEGKAEGGSNGVAVVGGIRASRQAPRMLARTLNGAFAGWPETADKRIGAVVFARTGAREKVEIIYGGQRFEASALTRDAVFDALQEALKSELRAAEPLDLNTVLGFEHPEKMESIRAKYPDLYNAYLEATRQVFNGDYENALDTIMAFEWGHLVRTGREVLGKAVQSAHVKFLDLQQGWGQSLSLKAGFDDLLASIQSGKKLDFSVPRQPQNLGEYLDGLKNESDEIYFASLIVLLIKENSTRSREASLAGYADGDTVFYSGRAAGNALTILQEGAVKSGKDYEFGGFNGIYMAGAFDQGWVYFLKKNYPMALGFKKSMMQRLGAGLYGGEWLVRKYKGYFDPYAPVKNFDLSDLGAVVFKDEAARAEFEALAGTAAAKLFRGAEVAIGFETIDKKAELRDTGSGVKADRRLQWGDTSPPVKFNTNTRMTVTVLPSGTRAETNLFSLRLKDPATGTFELTARAPRVAEGGTQLNPEETILLRPGQSYRIGRSSYNNYVVDELEMPFVSRFHGVLTIHPGGWAVYRDAGSLYGSGLKVTGAADILEDEGPQNKKPVRRPVSKAEQDLRSDMSQLSLDMSVISRESMSQAGHSQIFNYSPEKQLEWNQALSELLVIRADFMSLKAREDEIRAKDETGDVPYLFAYGKVLIDDKLFGNPAQPYYYRKQGSRPNEAAIRAAKSALLIVTELQKRAGIVKSELRAADPAFESKLTAFLEGTGTYPASEGVLTEAMVQRLKQQAAAAEGRSLQERERALDAVAALAHAKNEQVLTLDFLEEFLPRAREIEVLQGADGASYRIPYRSMEILLDLARFNAENAAVMESDRFTRLVGNLDKDAATLNDIEDKLPALFPEPGAAETLAQRINQLRRSLAFILHYSSQYQITKGPRAALANPALWAGKRPAEIMADLAKIYKKVPAALGQPGAAEAWANVPEAAVPALYLLLQRNVRAELPAAQRLYYALKGKLGGEAALRKALAADRFEVLSKIGTLTDADAKTGRGRALVENEKKAASWNAAASLQEALALFPNAGLEDKVDLAALFYAERYHIRLSLFTQPAGVWDKPPLDWNNKPIVLLNTPQQDGGADFRRLLEKLQEWSGVFDGIDPGLLLLNPSLTRLEVVGKGRARHRSVEKAILLQLADNARTAWHETGHTLDPNYLGDPYYMTDKVHESLQAFAARNQDKGYRYENREDFKAFLQQFYERRRSAWAILFRAPAYYDAQYAAQKRQDFWPAFLEVLKREKEEVKASFALLDRTAEADIDKWYEDVAEAIIRRYWNVRRDSEQKAIRDDLIEEIHEDLRDALKTVRANGRLDMHVNYVYNVPGHDSNIGIVTDPLIDARLRASYNEWWADFFLQEDAALEAADPEAHELRTILFGRYQGHLPEGLPFADEIEELPVAEEFKEPGEGAKPELRTKASREAAAQAVPETAKAELRANELVPVRQTPAALQITEIMSPDGTIQDAAAQLPQYEARIRDVQAVGPFNWPVAEIEAQLNKNGALNGKPLREVLAINVKAVLDRGHTPEQLARVLERIMELLPPAEGPIRSGHTTVGASQIPALGEARTEKFYISTSGVTDGSLHYFVTNLETGARIHFVDYPSQDIPFHASMIRAAGLFYDNTANRLGDMQDLIDAFYPDAARDVILRARRGEAVEIDSVEGLQRLERLYRQNREAFDQAAAHVTIVLRSPAAQLYYTRDFLSDRNPAEVEQNAERQQALERIAVSYQLELKIKDDVDASAVYELWRASRKAGSREPLPLPEEFWLGPNATYAGDVLDHVYKFDPRLIDRIRFADGLKAVPWKQFSAIRLGFIAKRADDSPQERFLKLLEARYKKEVNPEEPAPIPAPAQLPAPAGTLGETQSALAAVLEKGTAEDMEALRDILFADLVRPVPLFGEDLVSLTIARLGDPDAEQRANASLVLSELTGAKNLAVTRPAVFTGLLQALRARTLQDGSGATLFLHAAADVFDYAPELAADASVRRLLDEMSRDLNDGALLQRFRDADEDADYKLRNGLDRYKMALSRAVYHGIPEGIDFLQRQLEKTRGALSSAGKLDQELNYRLTDIRDNLTFAQDAAQVQERGGRPYHSFMSSREVALIQDVRREAMRAQREKGPMDPGRLLQSLDRFVKSELRTDAPREEIPAPRRPEAREVTDKRVFVIGPFHFKIRLVGEEVQILLGKDVVVRKVLTDGGQGLTIGSSTEVKPDFLIDSRRVSKLHAFIYRKGNQYFLEDAGSTNGTLIVNEGNIQKTELQFTAPEPDLSSVVDSMADIIIPQEAQEDVKQKVFAVGTEFQALPLDANGHVDLVKALKPSDDKIPKGAELVTEVRNYVLRYVKDTDEAKKQTAALQNLDRLKEFPELLGYMERARRANVLLVIGRPIETRKDFEKKFIPYLKELLGIFEEMPQELLWEITGPLGWEVVQTKEGHFGYQGMEDSMVGGGAGMTVMFDNLAEENQLENTVVHEVLGHKRHNSKRMVFELAPNQIRRRGGADDWEIVMSGEGWARIAALNGVRSVIPLTKDLEEAIDKQYSIAFAAHELQTDKMPQLKPQKILDIMRKLFQHALLYHQDLREIVAFATADDDLAAQKKKDKEIRNDRFKLEPTRRVLLETNLRVGSIPVDPANKVYAAYEYNGLPRRVKSIGQGILPTYTKHFFRNIGTDEAPKWQEVTFDTKARQWAAVPGEPEAPAAPLGQAAPQAAEQQKELPRTLPDVNPLEVTVDSYSIGTVAFKVAQILHEGSPAIILVREDNIRKPVSGPKTVTPSNPMRLGKAPDNDLVILGPTVSRYHAQIREVDGEYFLVDMDSTNGVVHYPKAGKEGKKQKSIKLIFTVAPLQPPGKAELRTQQETAQAFERVVQNAKLLQAKLAGMVTDFEARGYRWMKGEDGEIERFIAGLSELEKFNLAFLVDPKPATLQVLGDNFQRIVNRDMNIPGLLFHPSTAGDFGELNERVQELAAAIRDWLRERAKGFAFQALEYAAYDLNRNFPSPLNEALKHVDDAQRGLRAGDFAAAQAAVGRARDAIRYLQEPPGMKSLDDAFLLFELLKGFGALDQAARPAELRGQGQTDAALAASKQVIRVLSKNGGATRAELREAAERTAVVLNQEQIEIDAFVERLRSLARVADGGESLMAQDVYERGIEFLLGQLSAYLQTRPLRKGFTVALDLPSSSDLKMYADPVKELESYIGRMVVRGQVKGPDAQALIEVLGARLSRVSSFRQVRPIGDQRVVPGISPAVLGEIPNEFFFDVNLEADAEVRDPRVRTYAALLQLVVGIMAASEINDPNELKVPGERLKGTLLKHFALFAQYQDGRIFNFSGPQSVSISLSTLAGLLSTQFFANEVLKASA